From one Flavobacterium kingsejongi genomic stretch:
- the ppk1 gene encoding polyphosphate kinase 1, giving the protein MDLTGNKAHTTPEDLFFDRDISWLSFNERVLLEAKAQEVPLFERIKFLSIYSSNLDEFYRVRIPSLMALKKIAQKKVENNTLFQNTLDTIQHIVNQQQKVFGTIMNGLLPELRKEHIHLVYDEPIPAKIHQQVTDYFFTEILSFLQIVQITAATEFFPENNKLYKIVIPQDQEESNAGRIVTIPSDDLPRFFSTEDEGVLYIIFIDDIIKLGLPLVFKNELLSDYNFKVTRDAALELDDEYDESLAEKMEKKIAKRDFSFATRFLFDSRMPAPYLQLLIDCFKLKDATIVLGGPYHNLKDLATLPIHNPKLAYPKITPVPYFLDSNTMLFEKIAERDILLNVPYESYTPVLRFFNEAAINPQVKEIYVTLYRVASDSRIANALISAARNGKKVTVIVELKARFDEANNIKWSKFLKKAGVKIIYSIPSLKVHAKIALVKFSEESALPVLGLLATGNLNENTARFYTDHIIMTPDPKLTHELEKLFRHLGDIKKISKTNKTIFSHLLVAKFNLRDRFIALIDREIENQKRGLAAGITLKMNNLEEKKLIGKLYEASNAGVHINLIIRGICCLIPGVPQMSENIVVHRIIDRYLEHGRIFIFKNNDDPLVYMGSADWMNRNIYNRIEVCFPIYDVDIKEEIMAIVQLQLEDTLKAVLLDSELHNVPFKEAGKGDSAQQKIYEYTTNRKTT; this is encoded by the coding sequence ATGGACCTAACAGGCAATAAAGCGCATACAACTCCGGAAGATCTCTTTTTTGACAGGGATATCAGCTGGTTGTCGTTTAATGAAAGGGTATTATTAGAAGCCAAGGCTCAGGAAGTGCCTCTTTTTGAACGTATAAAATTCCTGTCCATTTATTCTTCCAATCTGGATGAATTTTATAGGGTGCGTATTCCTTCCCTGATGGCTTTAAAAAAAATTGCCCAGAAAAAAGTAGAAAACAATACCCTTTTTCAAAATACCTTAGATACAATTCAGCATATCGTAAACCAGCAGCAGAAAGTTTTTGGCACTATAATGAATGGATTGCTACCGGAACTCCGGAAAGAGCATATCCATCTTGTCTATGATGAGCCAATCCCTGCAAAGATACACCAACAGGTAACCGATTATTTTTTTACAGAAATCCTTTCATTCCTACAAATTGTACAGATTACTGCAGCGACTGAATTTTTTCCTGAAAATAATAAATTATATAAGATTGTTATTCCACAGGATCAGGAGGAATCAAATGCCGGTAGGATTGTAACGATACCTTCGGACGACCTGCCGCGATTTTTTAGTACAGAAGACGAGGGCGTACTGTATATTATTTTTATAGATGATATTATAAAGTTAGGGCTACCATTAGTATTTAAAAATGAATTGCTGTCGGATTATAACTTTAAAGTAACGCGTGACGCTGCGTTAGAACTGGATGATGAATACGATGAAAGCCTGGCGGAAAAAATGGAGAAGAAAATTGCAAAGCGCGATTTTAGTTTTGCCACACGTTTCTTATTTGATTCCCGTATGCCCGCACCATACCTGCAACTTCTGATTGATTGTTTTAAATTGAAGGATGCCACAATAGTGCTGGGCGGGCCTTACCATAATCTTAAAGACCTGGCGACACTGCCCATCCATAATCCAAAATTAGCATACCCCAAAATAACTCCGGTACCATACTTTTTGGATAGTAATACAATGCTATTCGAGAAAATTGCGGAACGTGATATTCTCCTTAATGTACCATATGAATCCTATACACCCGTTTTGCGTTTTTTTAATGAAGCGGCAATTAATCCCCAGGTAAAAGAGATCTATGTTACATTATACCGTGTTGCCAGTGATTCCAGAATTGCCAATGCACTGATCAGTGCAGCGCGAAATGGTAAAAAAGTGACTGTCATTGTAGAGCTCAAAGCCCGGTTTGATGAAGCCAACAATATCAAATGGTCTAAATTTCTGAAAAAGGCCGGCGTAAAGATTATTTATAGTATCCCATCCTTAAAAGTCCATGCTAAGATTGCACTGGTAAAATTTTCTGAGGAAAGTGCCCTTCCTGTATTGGGATTATTGGCTACTGGTAATTTAAATGAAAATACCGCCCGTTTTTACACCGATCATATCATCATGACACCAGATCCAAAGCTAACCCATGAACTTGAAAAATTATTCCGGCATTTGGGAGATATTAAAAAAATATCAAAAACCAATAAGACTATTTTTAGCCATCTTTTGGTCGCTAAATTTAACCTTCGGGATCGTTTCATAGCCTTGATTGACCGCGAAATAGAAAATCAGAAAAGGGGCCTTGCTGCGGGAATTACACTAAAAATGAATAATCTGGAAGAAAAAAAGCTGATTGGAAAATTATATGAAGCTTCAAATGCAGGAGTACACATCAATTTGATTATCCGTGGGATTTGTTGCCTTATTCCGGGGGTGCCACAAATGAGCGAAAATATTGTCGTTCATAGGATTATTGACCGTTATTTGGAACATGGAAGAATCTTTATTTTTAAAAACAATGATGATCCGCTGGTTTATATGGGATCGGCCGATTGGATGAATCGTAATATTTACAATCGTATTGAAGTCTGTTTTCCTATTTATGATGTGGACATAAAAGAAGAAATTATGGCAATCGTGCAGTTACAGTTGGAAGATACTTTAAAAGCCGTATTGCTGGATAGCGAATTGCATAATGTGCCTTTTAAAGAGGCAGGAAAGGGAGATAGTGCACAACAAAAGATATACGAATATACCACAAACAGGAAAACTACTTAG
- a CDS encoding OmpA/MotB family protein: MKKVILALSIVALLSTSCGTKKKIAELESKNKEIQDLLNTATVKLNTCLTEREAMAGQVEYLKKNNSDLMNNMGNITTLSTKGAQNLEKSLESMKEKDLKITRLQDALTRKDSVTLALVSSLKSSVGISDPDIQINVEKGVVFISIADKLLFKSGSYNVSDRAKEVLAKVAKVVNSKPDFECMVEGHTDNVPYKSNGVLLDNWDLSVKRSTSIIRVLQELNVNPKQLIAAGRSEYIPLVDNNSAENRAINRRTRIVVLPKIDQFYDMIEKEMKNMTAK; encoded by the coding sequence ATGAAAAAAGTCATTTTAGCACTTTCAATAGTAGCTTTATTGTCAACCTCTTGTGGTACCAAGAAGAAGATTGCTGAATTAGAAAGCAAAAACAAAGAAATCCAGGATTTGTTGAATACAGCTACAGTAAAACTGAACACTTGTCTTACTGAAAGAGAAGCAATGGCTGGCCAGGTAGAATATCTTAAGAAAAACAACTCTGATTTAATGAATAACATGGGTAATATTACCACGTTATCTACTAAAGGAGCTCAAAACCTTGAGAAGTCATTGGAAAGCATGAAAGAAAAAGACCTTAAGATCACCCGTCTTCAGGATGCACTTACCCGTAAGGATTCTGTAACGCTTGCTTTAGTAAGCAGTTTAAAAAGCTCTGTAGGAATCAGCGATCCGGATATCCAGATCAACGTAGAAAAAGGAGTGGTTTTTATCTCTATAGCAGACAAATTATTGTTTAAAAGTGGTAGCTATAATGTAAGTGACCGTGCAAAAGAAGTATTGGCGAAAGTTGCAAAAGTAGTAAACAGCAAACCAGATTTCGAATGTATGGTTGAAGGGCATACTGATAATGTACCTTACAAATCTAATGGTGTATTGTTAGACAACTGGGATTTGAGTGTTAAACGTTCTACTTCTATTATCCGTGTGTTACAGGAATTGAACGTTAATCCAAAACAACTTATTGCTGCCGGTAGAAGTGAATATATTCCTTTAGTAGACAATAACAGTGCAGAAAACAGAGCAATCAACAGAAGAACACGTATTGTGGTACTTCCAAAAATTGATCAGTTCTACGACATGATTGAAAAAGAAATGAAAAACATGACTGCGAAATAA
- a CDS encoding glycosyltransferase family 2 protein, translating to MTQHTTAIIILNWNGKQLLEQFLPALLQHSAGAVIYIADNASTDNSIAYIQTEYPNIKIIQNNQNYGFAQGYNEALKSVEEEYYVLLNSDIEVTPNWLTDPIALFETDPLTAIVQPKILDFKNKSYFEYAGAGGGYLDKYGIPYCRGRILNTLEKDTGQYNDTIEIFWASGACFFIRKSVYRELGGFDSDFFAHQEEIDLCWRAFNKGYKIYYCGSATVYHVGGATLKTGSSQKTFLNFRNSLYMLVKNLPKHQLFPTLLMRLVQDGPIGILFLLQGKPSHLWAILRAHYDFYRNFMQNYKKRGTYQSEKYYTINSIVYRYYFKNGKVFDNQN from the coding sequence ATGACACAACACACTACAGCCATTATAATACTCAACTGGAATGGTAAGCAGTTACTGGAACAATTTCTTCCGGCACTACTACAGCATTCTGCCGGTGCCGTTATATATATCGCCGACAATGCCTCTACAGACAATTCCATAGCCTATATACAGACCGAGTATCCCAACATTAAAATCATCCAAAATAATCAGAACTATGGTTTTGCCCAAGGTTACAATGAGGCGCTAAAGTCGGTTGAAGAAGAGTATTATGTTTTATTGAATTCTGATATTGAAGTAACCCCCAATTGGCTGACCGACCCTATAGCGCTTTTTGAAACGGATCCGTTAACGGCAATTGTACAGCCGAAAATACTCGATTTTAAAAACAAAAGTTATTTTGAATATGCCGGTGCTGGTGGTGGCTATTTGGATAAATACGGTATTCCCTATTGCCGTGGCAGAATTCTCAACACGCTTGAAAAAGATACCGGGCAATATAATGACACCATTGAAATTTTCTGGGCATCCGGTGCCTGTTTTTTCATCCGAAAATCGGTATACCGTGAACTGGGAGGATTTGATAGTGATTTTTTTGCACATCAGGAAGAAATTGATTTGTGCTGGAGGGCTTTCAATAAAGGTTATAAAATCTACTATTGTGGCAGCGCTACAGTATACCATGTTGGAGGCGCTACGCTTAAAACCGGAAGTTCCCAAAAAACATTCCTGAATTTTAGGAACTCATTATACATGTTGGTTAAAAACCTGCCCAAGCACCAACTATTTCCAACATTATTGATGCGGCTTGTCCAGGATGGCCCGATAGGGATTCTTTTCTTGCTTCAAGGCAAACCATCCCATCTATGGGCCATACTCAGGGCACATTATGACTTCTACAGGAATTTTATGCAGAATTACAAAAAGAGGGGCACCTACCAGTCCGAAAAATATTACACTATTAACAGCATCGTTTACCGCTATTATTTTAAAAATGGCAAAGTCTTTGATAACCAAAATTAA
- a CDS encoding type I restriction enzyme HsdR N-terminal domain-containing protein gives MHQLNFPAYKFRFKNSENKIAVFDEIRKKFVILTPEEWVRQHVVRYLLEAKSYPKSMINVEKLLKINGITKRYDVVVFNTDGSIFILVECKSADISISQITFDQIARYNMTMKAEYLMVTNGLNHYFCQMDFEQEQYNFLQELPDYQNKNS, from the coding sequence ATGCATCAACTGAATTTCCCTGCTTATAAATTTCGTTTCAAAAATAGCGAAAATAAAATTGCGGTCTTCGATGAAATCCGTAAAAAATTTGTAATCCTCACTCCGGAAGAATGGGTCCGTCAGCATGTAGTCCGTTACCTTCTTGAAGCCAAAAGCTACCCAAAATCAATGATCAATGTCGAAAAACTGCTCAAAATTAATGGCATTACCAAACGCTATGATGTGGTCGTTTTCAATACAGATGGCAGTATTTTTATCCTGGTAGAATGCAAGTCTGCTGATATTTCGATCTCCCAGATTACATTCGATCAGATTGCGCGGTATAATATGACTATGAAAGCCGAATACCTGATGGTAACCAACGGCCTCAATCATTATTTTTGCCAGATGGATTTTGAGCAGGAACAATATAATTTCTTACAGGAGCTACCGGATTATCAAAATAAAAACAGTTGA
- the holA gene encoding DNA polymerase III subunit delta, with translation MDEVVKIVNEIKQGNIKPIYFLMGEESYYIDKLSEYIEQNILAEEEKGFNQMVLYGRDVTIDDIVSHAKRYPMMADRQVVIVKEAQELSRTIDRLESYVENPQPTTVLVFCYKYKTLDKRKKLTKLLGQKGVVFESKKLYENQIGDWIKRVLSGKGYTIEPKAAAMLVEFLGTDLSKINNELEKLQIILPKGGTITPKLIEDNIGFSKDFNVFELRKALGEKNQLKAYQIANYFAENPKDNPIVVTTSLVFSFFLQLLQYHGLKDKNPKNVASVLRVNPYFLKDYDVALRNYPMRKVSQIVATLRDVDVKSKGVGANALPQSDLLREMLFKIFN, from the coding sequence ATGGACGAAGTAGTAAAAATTGTAAACGAAATAAAGCAGGGAAATATAAAGCCTATTTATTTTCTGATGGGTGAGGAGTCCTATTATATCGATAAATTATCGGAATATATTGAGCAAAATATACTTGCAGAAGAGGAAAAAGGATTCAATCAAATGGTATTGTATGGACGCGATGTTACTATTGATGACATTGTTTCCCATGCTAAGAGGTATCCTATGATGGCCGATCGCCAGGTTGTAATTGTTAAAGAAGCCCAGGAACTCAGTCGTACAATTGACCGCCTGGAATCCTATGTTGAAAATCCACAGCCCACGACAGTACTGGTATTTTGTTACAAATATAAAACCCTGGACAAACGCAAGAAACTTACGAAGTTATTGGGCCAAAAAGGGGTAGTGTTTGAAAGTAAGAAACTCTATGAAAACCAGATCGGGGACTGGATCAAGCGGGTGCTTTCCGGGAAAGGCTATACCATTGAACCCAAAGCGGCAGCCATGCTTGTTGAATTTTTGGGAACCGACCTGAGTAAAATCAATAATGAATTGGAAAAACTGCAAATCATATTACCCAAAGGCGGGACAATTACACCCAAGCTGATTGAAGATAATATTGGATTCAGCAAGGATTTTAATGTATTTGAATTACGAAAAGCATTAGGGGAGAAAAACCAGCTCAAGGCGTATCAAATTGCCAATTATTTTGCAGAAAATCCCAAGGATAATCCTATTGTAGTGACGACAAGCCTGGTATTTTCTTTTTTTCTACAATTGCTGCAATACCACGGGCTAAAAGATAAAAATCCCAAGAATGTAGCGTCCGTACTCCGGGTGAATCCTTATTTTCTTAAGGATTATGATGTAGCACTCCGCAATTATCCAATGCGCAAGGTGAGCCAGATTGTAGCTACTTTACGGGATGTCGATGTAAAAAGCAAAGGGGTGGGTGCCAATGCATTGCCACAGTCCGATTTACTTCGGGAAATGTTATTTAAAATTTTTAATTAG
- a CDS encoding CAL67264 family membrane protein — MNKNTILGWATFIMVLMGLLLIALGIFKYSELAGYGFSAVGIGFFAIAWVFNALKGRV; from the coding sequence ATGAATAAAAATACAATTTTAGGATGGGCCACTTTTATTATGGTTCTTATGGGACTATTATTAATTGCGCTCGGGATATTCAAATACAGCGAATTAGCAGGATATGGTTTTTCGGCTGTAGGAATAGGTTTCTTCGCTATCGCCTGGGTTTTTAATGCGCTTAAAGGCAGGGTATAA
- a CDS encoding alpha/beta hydrolase: MKKIMLLLALIITNCIQASKTHSITVYSASMGKIIPVLVIVPDKTTIKSNYPVIYILHGYSGNPQRTLSQDIPSLVQRADTDQVIFVLPDGGFNSWYVNSPVNKSIQYETFISKELPSYTEAHFPTKKGPKNCCLLGWSMGGFGTLTIGSQHPETFGILGSMCGVIDFRDYVKEYDIDKVLGNDGFVWEQYLVRSRITALETSGQRILLDCGTEDPLAQQNRQFHDLLVQHKILHDYMEHPGNHNAAYWSKAALLQLDFFKRFFDGK, translated from the coding sequence ATGAAAAAAATAATGCTCCTTTTGGCACTTATAATTACTAATTGTATCCAGGCTTCAAAAACACATTCCATCACTGTTTATAGTGCATCTATGGGTAAAATAATCCCTGTCCTTGTAATTGTGCCCGATAAGACTACTATCAAAAGTAATTATCCGGTGATTTACATTTTACATGGTTACAGCGGCAATCCGCAACGTACGCTTTCACAGGATATTCCATCCCTTGTACAGCGTGCAGATACCGATCAGGTAATTTTTGTCCTGCCTGACGGCGGTTTTAACAGCTGGTATGTCAACAGCCCAGTAAACAAAAGTATCCAGTATGAAACCTTTATTTCTAAAGAGCTTCCCTCCTATACAGAGGCACATTTCCCAACCAAAAAAGGGCCTAAAAATTGTTGCCTGCTCGGTTGGAGCATGGGAGGTTTTGGCACTTTGACCATTGGTAGCCAGCATCCTGAGACCTTTGGTATCTTGGGCAGTATGTGTGGTGTAATCGATTTTAGGGACTATGTAAAAGAGTATGACATCGATAAGGTGTTGGGCAATGACGGATTCGTCTGGGAGCAATACCTGGTCAGAAGCCGCATTACAGCATTGGAAACTTCAGGCCAAAGAATACTTTTGGATTGTGGTACTGAAGATCCGCTGGCACAGCAAAACCGACAATTCCACGATCTTTTGGTACAACATAAAATTCTCCACGACTATATGGAACATCCGGGGAACCATAATGCGGCCTATTGGTCAAAGGCAGCGCTATTGCAACTGGATTTCTTCAAACGATTTTTTGATGGAAAATAG
- a CDS encoding RidA family protein, which translates to MKIVFATLLCSIILPAKAQTFKNPSGIFDPSPYGFSHTATAPASSQYVFIAGQSGSEDRSGTLSNDFRRQVQFTLANLKIALASYGLTPENVIKFTILIVDHDAEKLRIYTEEVQKIWKNGNYPVSTLIPVPRLALDHMKIEIDAIAVLPKK; encoded by the coding sequence ATGAAAATAGTATTTGCTACGCTATTGTGCAGCATCATCCTACCTGCAAAGGCACAAACATTTAAAAATCCATCAGGCATTTTTGATCCATCACCTTATGGTTTTAGCCATACCGCAACGGCACCTGCCAGCAGCCAGTATGTTTTCATCGCAGGGCAAAGTGGATCGGAAGATCGCTCGGGTACATTAAGCAATGATTTTAGGAGACAGGTTCAGTTTACACTGGCCAATCTTAAAATTGCACTGGCCAGCTACGGGCTTACACCGGAAAATGTCATCAAATTTACAATCCTGATAGTGGATCACGATGCTGAAAAACTGAGGATTTATACCGAAGAGGTTCAAAAAATATGGAAAAATGGAAACTATCCCGTGAGTACTTTGATTCCGGTGCCAAGACTGGCATTGGACCATATGAAAATAGAAATCGATGCCATTGCGGTACTGCCTAAAAAATAA
- a CDS encoding Crp/Fnr family transcriptional regulator — translation MEKLFEEIEKYQKLSPECKRELSALVVPKFIAKNDFFLRQGAVPDTYAFITKGLFSYYHSADNGDDVIKKFFGENSFMASTSALLQQQPSHFSICALEDSEILIYPNKEFRQLMEKYHELTLFQLKYLEINWVIAKENLEISLKYETAKQRYSTFKMEYHTIEPRLKQHQIASYLGITPTQLSRIRRDLEKS, via the coding sequence ATGGAAAAACTATTTGAGGAAATTGAAAAATACCAAAAGCTCTCTCCCGAATGCAAAAGGGAATTATCTGCTTTAGTTGTTCCCAAATTCATTGCAAAAAATGATTTTTTCCTGCGTCAGGGAGCTGTTCCCGATACGTATGCTTTTATTACAAAAGGATTGTTCTCCTACTACCACAGTGCCGATAATGGGGATGATGTCATCAAAAAGTTTTTTGGAGAAAATAGTTTTATGGCTTCTACTTCCGCCCTCCTGCAGCAACAGCCGAGCCATTTTAGCATTTGTGCCCTGGAAGACAGTGAAATCCTGATTTATCCCAACAAGGAATTTCGGCAGTTGATGGAAAAATACCATGAACTCACTCTTTTTCAATTGAAATACCTCGAAATCAATTGGGTTATTGCAAAAGAAAACCTGGAAATCTCCCTGAAATATGAAACAGCGAAACAACGCTATAGCACATTCAAAATGGAATACCATACCATTGAACCCCGGTTGAAGCAACATCAAATCGCTTCCTACCTTGGCATTACGCCTACACAACTCAGCCGCATCCGACGCGATTTGGAAAAATCATAA
- a CDS encoding helix-turn-helix domain-containing protein: MKLTIQDKDLKEILLEHHFDYGFNSSQSIVEKTAKLKDDKIGEAIIRQTWFDGVHILKHSSKMNQDLAINFDNKDSIYEMHFSLCGTAQVDSLNHNQRICFAAQQHNFFFSNQFEGTFKVGKQRENHEVFEIHFTEAYFNRFADAENKTIQNFLKQSGHYEMVNLLSPKNMPITPQMNLILFEIGSCQKTGMLKRMYLESKIIELLLLQIEQFEASQNTVAPPNLRKEDIEKIYYAKELVEKNMSQPYSLLELSHKVGLNDFKLKKGFKQLFGTTVFGYLHEIRMQYSKRMLLDEHKSIPEIADYCGYQHVHHFTTAFKNKFGYTPAKLKFQL, from the coding sequence ATGAAACTTACTATACAGGATAAAGATTTAAAAGAGATATTATTAGAGCATCATTTTGACTATGGTTTCAATAGCAGCCAGAGTATCGTGGAGAAAACCGCAAAACTAAAAGATGACAAAATAGGAGAAGCTATCATTCGCCAAACCTGGTTTGACGGGGTACATATTTTAAAACACAGCAGTAAGATGAACCAGGATCTTGCTATCAATTTTGACAATAAAGACTCCATTTATGAAATGCATTTTTCACTTTGTGGCACAGCCCAGGTAGATTCTTTAAACCACAATCAACGCATTTGCTTTGCTGCCCAACAGCATAATTTTTTCTTTTCCAATCAGTTTGAAGGCACTTTTAAGGTAGGCAAACAAAGGGAAAATCATGAGGTTTTTGAAATTCACTTTACAGAAGCCTATTTCAATCGCTTTGCTGATGCAGAGAATAAAACGATCCAAAATTTCCTAAAACAATCCGGGCACTATGAAATGGTGAATCTGCTGAGTCCTAAAAATATGCCTATTACACCTCAAATGAACCTCATTCTGTTTGAGATTGGGAGCTGCCAAAAAACCGGCATGCTAAAACGAATGTATCTCGAATCCAAAATCATCGAATTATTACTACTACAGATTGAGCAATTTGAAGCCTCACAAAATACGGTTGCTCCTCCTAATTTGCGTAAAGAAGATATTGAGAAGATTTATTATGCCAAAGAGCTGGTCGAAAAAAACATGAGCCAGCCCTATTCCTTGCTGGAGTTATCACATAAAGTAGGGTTGAATGATTTTAAACTGAAGAAAGGGTTCAAGCAGCTGTTTGGAACTACTGTTTTTGGTTACCTGCATGAGATCAGGATGCAATATTCCAAAAGAATGCTACTGGATGAGCATAAATCCATTCCGGAAATCGCCGATTATTGTGGCTATCAGCACGTTCATCATTTTACCACGGCCTTCAAGAATAAATTTGGCTATACTCCGGCAAAATTGAAATTCCAATTGTAA
- a CDS encoding siderophore-interacting protein, which translates to MPKISKWLGDTMEVVYHKFIHEVKVTGIQYLDSNLKKIRFTGDLKNIRYVPGNVVKIRVNDTAFRHYTISAFDAESGSCEILFYLHEKGPGSDWSATLKVGDTVRLLGPGGRLHYMPDQENHFLFGDETSLGWMQCMEHEIDKNNQFFFGFVELDPEHGHWANLADSSVKVVSKSMADPAAPTIAILKEWEDDFWETSDRMVFYLTGRAQSIQAFRKFLLSKGISGRRIKTEPYWADGKSGL; encoded by the coding sequence ATGCCAAAAATTTCAAAATGGCTGGGGGACACGATGGAAGTGGTCTACCATAAATTTATACATGAGGTAAAAGTAACAGGCATCCAGTATTTGGATTCCAATTTAAAAAAAATCCGATTCACAGGGGATTTAAAAAATATTCGGTATGTGCCCGGCAATGTGGTTAAAATTCGCGTGAATGATACAGCATTCAGGCACTATACTATTTCCGCTTTTGATGCCGAATCAGGGAGTTGCGAAATTTTGTTTTACCTTCATGAAAAAGGGCCTGGAAGTGACTGGTCGGCCACATTGAAGGTCGGAGATACCGTTAGATTATTGGGGCCTGGTGGTCGTTTGCACTATATGCCGGATCAGGAAAACCATTTTTTATTTGGGGATGAAACCTCACTGGGCTGGATGCAATGCATGGAGCATGAAATTGATAAAAATAACCAATTCTTTTTCGGCTTTGTAGAATTGGATCCGGAGCATGGGCATTGGGCGAATCTGGCTGACAGTTCTGTAAAAGTAGTATCAAAATCAATGGCTGATCCGGCAGCGCCTACTATTGCCATCCTGAAAGAATGGGAAGACGACTTTTGGGAAACCTCAGACCGGATGGTTTTTTACCTGACCGGCAGGGCACAATCAATCCAGGCATTCCGAAAATTTCTATTATCCAAAGGGATTTCCGGCAGGCGCATAAAAACAGAACCGTATTGGGCCGATGGAAAATCGGGTTTATAG
- a CDS encoding MFS transporter, whose translation MIPTMKLSSRWITLSFLLLATFMVIMDIFIINVAIPSIQNSLQASSGSIQLMIAVYLIAYASFLITGSRAGDYYGRKKTYLWALVFFTVSSCSCGLAQTAFQLNAARFFQGMSAAFLTPQVLSYIQFLFPLPGERTKAFGIYGIVIGLATMSGQLLGGILSGSNGAVAGWRLIFFINLPICILGFWGAQKYLKATERHDGKFDVSGVLLLSSGLIALIAPLALGRDLHWPAWTFISIGTAIIILLFFAYSQRQKFRKQQLPLIDPTLFTYSSFAVGIFAVSFFFMMLDSYFMMLSVYLQEGRGLTSAASGIIVVFQGLGFMVSSLLSIRFAPKYGKKVLQFGALLIAISIGFQAAFFKYQDVPFTSICILLGLHGLGVGMVLPSLLNVALRNVPKQLAGVASGVYVTFEQTAAALGITLIGGTFFTLQDDFYTAFRIGMVLDIGCLIIFSLLVYKLPAQAKKSIA comes from the coding sequence ATGATTCCAACAATGAAATTATCTTCCAGATGGATAACGCTATCGTTCCTGCTACTGGCTACTTTCATGGTCATTATGGATATTTTTATTATCAACGTCGCCATCCCCTCCATACAAAACAGCCTGCAGGCCTCCAGTGGATCCATACAACTAATGATTGCAGTCTACCTGATTGCCTACGCTTCGTTCCTGATTACCGGAAGCCGCGCCGGAGATTATTACGGCCGGAAGAAGACATACCTTTGGGCTTTGGTATTTTTTACTGTGAGTTCCTGTTCCTGTGGATTGGCCCAAACGGCTTTCCAACTGAATGCTGCGCGATTCTTTCAGGGAATGAGTGCCGCTTTTCTGACCCCACAAGTATTATCCTATATCCAGTTCCTTTTTCCTTTGCCTGGTGAACGTACCAAAGCATTTGGTATTTATGGGATTGTTATCGGCCTTGCCACAATGTCCGGGCAATTATTAGGAGGTATTCTTTCCGGTAGTAACGGAGCAGTTGCCGGTTGGCGCCTTATCTTTTTCATCAACCTGCCCATTTGCATCCTCGGTTTTTGGGGGGCTCAAAAATATCTCAAAGCTACAGAACGGCATGATGGAAAATTTGACGTATCAGGTGTACTATTACTCAGCTCTGGGCTGATTGCGTTAATTGCCCCATTAGCACTGGGTCGTGATTTGCATTGGCCGGCTTGGACATTTATATCTATCGGAACTGCAATTATAATCCTCTTATTTTTTGCCTATTCCCAACGTCAAAAATTCCGGAAACAACAGTTACCCCTGATTGACCCTACCCTTTTTACTTACTCCAGCTTCGCCGTTGGTATCTTTGCCGTTTCATTCTTTTTCATGATGCTGGATTCTTATTTTATGATGCTTTCCGTTTACCTACAGGAAGGCCGGGGCCTGACGTCTGCTGCTTCAGGAATAATAGTCGTATTCCAGGGATTGGGTTTTATGGTTTCCTCCCTGCTATCGATTCGTTTCGCACCGAAGTATGGCAAAAAAGTGCTGCAATTCGGCGCACTTCTTATCGCTATTTCAATTGGCTTCCAGGCAGCATTTTTTAAGTATCAGGATGTTCCTTTCACCTCCATTTGTATACTTCTCGGTCTTCATGGCCTCGGAGTTGGCATGGTACTGCCGTCGTTATTGAATGTGGCATTACGAAATGTACCCAAACAATTGGCAGGTGTAGCTTCCGGAGTATATGTCACTTTTGAACAAACAGCAGCAGCATTGGGAATTACATTGATTGGGGGAACATTTTTTACCCTTCAGGATGATTTTTATACTGCTTTCAGGATCGGAATGGTATTGGATATCGGATGCCTGATTATTTTCTCCTTATTGGTCTATAAGCTGCCGGCACAAGCCAAAAAAAGTATTGCTTAA